In the genome of Fusarium poae strain DAOMC 252244 chromosome 1, whole genome shotgun sequence, the window GAGGAAGCGCTCAAGTACGCTGAGGATTTCCAGATCCCCATGCCTGAGCTCAAGGACGTTACCCAAACTGAAGCACCTGCCAATGACCAGGACACTATTGCCGAGCAACTTCAGGCTGTGGCCGCTGCTCCCGCTGCTGAGGAGCCCGAGGAGGCAGAAACCCCTGCCAAGACCCCTAAGAAGGCCGCTGGTGGTCGCAAGCGTAAGGTGGCTACCCCCGCCGCCGCTGCTGAAGAGAAGCCTGCCCCTGCTAGCCCCGACAAGAAGCGAAGGCGATCCACCAAGGCCGCCGCCGTCGAGCCCCAGGAAGAGCCCAAGAAGTCGGGTCGCAAGAAGACTAAGAGCTCTTGATTGCCCTTCCTCTATTCTCTCTTTCTAGGTTCGCATTGGTTTATCTTAGTTTTCCACAGCTCTCCGTTAAGCTCTTGGAGCAGAATTCATGCTGGCAAGATGCACGATACCTGAGGAGACTGTATATACATAGGGTGGTCTATAGGAGTTTTGTGGCGTTCTCTATTGCTTATCAATATTTCAGATGGGTTGTTGGTACTCATGGACGGTAAAATCAGGGGTTTTATCAAAGATAGGGCTGGGAGGTGGGAAGGCTCATTGGACTGTGTACGATGCCTATGTTGTTTTGACGTCCACGCCGATGCCGATATGAATGATCTCAAGCATATTGATTCTCTGAAAGTCTCTGTGAATAATGCTCAATAGTCTGTTCTTGGTGTCTCGTAGAACCACCATCTTTTCGTGCAATGTATGGCTAGCGATGGATTGATTGATGCAGCAGCATATTGAAAGTACCATCTCATCGGATATCACTTGTTTGCCATAGATTAGTTTATTGATGTGATCTGTGTTGCCTTGCTGGTTTGATACTAGGCAGTCATAAACAACCTCGTATGTGAGCTGCAGTGTAAAGAGACATGACTTGTCCTTCAAAACGGCACCGCGCCGAGTTCTGGACCGACATGAAATCGGGTATGTCTAAGTCATATGCAACTTCAGTAAGTCACAACGCAATtgtattttttctttttttcttttttcaaGCCATTATGGCAAGGCTACCCCTGGGCTACCTGCTGAGGGTAACTTCAACTGGAAGTTCTGTAGTTTGTTTCGTTCTGGCAACGAATTATATACGAAGAAAACGCGTCTCTAgtggtgttgttgaaggTCAATGCATGTATTCTTGAGACATAGGCGTTATCGGTGTGCATGTAACCGTGCTCCCACTCTTATCGGGACGTGCCCCTAGAAGATCGCCAGCTCCCGCAGTGGGACACAAAAAGTCTGGAGCCCCAGGTCAGCTTGAGGCTAAATGTGAAAGAGATGAGCGAGTCTGAGTGACAGCCAACTTCTATCAAAGCGCCTCTACTACGTCATGCCCTTCGCACCTACAGCCTCAATCGTCTTCTACCTGCCTGAGATCTGAAGCATCGAGCCTTTCTCTGTACGCTTTGTGAAAGGGCCTTTTTCAGAGAACGCGCCCCTGTTCATCAGTCCTCTGAATCAAAGAGACTTTTCTCTACGACTGCATAGGCGCCCTTGTTaactcgactcgactcaCTCGCACAGGACAGGATAGGCGCGTACTGTTGTCCATCTAACGTTGTGGCTTGCGAAAAAACGAAATTCTAAGCATCTGTCAATCTCCCCAAGAAGACCATTAAACTTTGACTACGCCCAAAGTAGATCTTCCCGAAGCAACCTCATCGCCATGTCGTCTTTTATTCGTTGGTAGGTCTGATCAAGTTGATCGCATTCAATACAGGCATCATTGTGTCGTCCATGCTGATCTATATCAAGGTACAACGCCAGATTGGCTGCGCGTCCATTGCTTACTCAAAGTGTAACCACGGCGTTTCTGTTTGCTACTGGTGATGTTACAGCTCAACAGCTTGTCGAGAAAAAGGGTGCTCAGAAACATGACTTGGTTCGAACAGGCCGAATGGCCCTCTACGGTGGCTGTGAGTCTTCCCTCGACCCTAAGCTCTGTCCACAGACAAGCATTGACTCTTGACAGTTGTTTTCGGTCCCGTTGCAACAACTTGGTTCGCCTTTCTCGCCCGCAGGGTCACCGTGAGAAACAACAAGAAGGCTGAGGTTCTCGCCCGTGTTGCTTGCGACCAGCTTGGCTTTGCGCCTGTCATGATAGGTGTCTTCCTGGGTAGCATGGCCACCATGGAAGGCAAGAGCGCAAAGGAGCGCATCGACAAGTCCTGGTGGCCCGCTCTAAAGGCTAACTGGATGCTCTGGCCTGCTGTCCAGGTCATCAACTTCTCGCTCATCCCCTTACAATATCGTCTTTTCTTTGCCAATGTCATTGCTATTGGCTGGAACTCGTATTTGAGTTGGGTCAATTCCCAATAGATAAGGACCGGTTTAGAGAATCGTCTTACTGGCCATCTTCATATAGAAATAGACGCATGTGTTTATACAGTACCAGGTTGATACTCTGCTTTCACACGGTCAGGGAATATACGGCGCAGAAGAAATGAGATCAAGCGGATTAAAAGGGCTCTACCATGTTTCATTAGATGATATAGTTCTGTATACTAAACCATCAGAAGCACATGACTTCTTGTCTTCATAGTCATCTTACGGATCTCATTCGTCTTGGAGCACGGGATGGGCTGCCAAGACTCATGATACAGCGGCAATCAATGTCCGAGCTGCCATGGATCGGTTATCAGTGAGATCGGGGACAAAGACCCATGATAGCCGCCGTAGGCTTGCGTCTCCCGCCATTTTGAGTCACTTTCAGGTTCTAAGCGCCCTGTTACAACTGCGGAGAAGCCCCGTGATGGAAATCAGGTGCAGTGGTTGGGGTAGGTCCGTGTTTAGAATGCTGGGCGCGATGTAGGGGGAGGGAGACAGAAATAGTCCAACTCTTGAGTACTAATCAATATCTCACGAAGCGATAACTCAAATACAGAACTTCCTGAATTTTGTTATGACAATCAATAGAGATAGCGTGACGGAACATGTTTCTATTTTTTTCGAccagaaaaaaaatattcttcttaattaaGGAAAAACATCAAGAATGAATATCCTGTTCACATGCAGTCTGTTCTTTTATGTCACCAAGTCAGGAAGCCGTTGTCGCTGCCTTAGGCCACAAATAGTTAGCGTAAGAAACCCTGCCCATCGCAGCGCAGCCTTTTCCCAGGCGGCCAAATCCGGGTTTGAGATACAACCGAACAACATCAGGAACTCGTCCTGACGTTTAAAACCGCCCCTCTGCTCGCTCTCCAGACTCTGCGGTCCCCCCGCGCCTGGTAACTCATCATGTTGCCTTCATCAGTGCGCCGTGTCGTCGCCTCCGCCATCTCCTCTACCCCTCAGACCGGTGTTGTGTCTTCCTTCGCCTCAGCCACTATAAAAACGACTCCTGTCTTTGTTCAAAATCAACAGCGACGATACTCCTCCTCGAAACCCTCCAAATCCGATAATGGCCCCAACGACATTTCAGCTGACCAGTCGGTTCCTGCTACTTCAACGCCTAAGTCCGGCGGCGAGAAGCGGAAACGCAAGAGCAACAAGGATGCCTCCGATCGAGCGGCTTCTATGAAGAAGCTGCCCAGCGTCCCCAGCACGCATCACATGTCACAAGAAGGTAGGACCCCAGAAGACTCCAATTGCGTATCTAGAATGGTTACTAACCAGACTCAGCTCTTGGTCTATCAAGTTTCTTCTCACTACACAGACCGATCTCTGTTACCCAGACCATGCCCCGAGCCGTGACCGATGAGCACTTTGCCTCCATCTTTGCCGCACGAAGCAGAAACAACAAGCTGGCTGACACCGAATCGACGCTCTCCAGTACTATCGAGCAGCTGGAAGGTCCTATGGCCCAGATGACCATTGGTGGACAAGAGGGCCAGGAGGTTATGCACAAGGTTGATATCAAGAACCCCGATGGTACCGAGTCGAGCATGTACCTCCAGATTGACACCATGTCTGGGGAATTTCTCCCCTTCCGGCCTCCTCCTCTGCCACAAGCCCAGGCTGCTGGCGAGCCAGAGAACGCTGTCGCGGAAGCGGAAGCCGTGGAGGACGTTCCCCAGCACCGTGTTTACAAAGCCCTCTTCACCATTGAGGAGTCTACAGACCCCGATGGTCAGATCCGCATCATGGCTCACAGCCCCCGAATCATGCAAGATCAACCGCGCAGCTTTCTCGAGCGTCTGGCCCTCCGCCAACTCAAATTTGACGAGGCACAAGGCCGCCGCGACATGCACGCTATTAGTGTGAAGAGACAACGGAAgctcaagatgaagaagaagaagtacaagaagttgatgaagaggacGCGAGTCCTGCGCCGCAAGTTGGACCGAACTTAGACATGCGTACATATTCCCCTAACCGTCCGAGTCCTCTTTTTGATTCTTCCCTTATCTCGCATATGGGACTTTCAAAGGACATGTTTTCATTCGTGGTGTCTGGgcatgatggtgatgatttcTCTACAAGTTTGGACTGGCATTGCGATCCGAGACTTTTCATATTTACATAGACTCGCGCGTAACAATCATCATTCTGAACAAGTCGAGATACTTCTTGCCGTGACATCTGTCTCGGATATATGAATCCTGTATGATTAGCTGTACAATTCACTCATTGATCCTTGCTTTCTGTCTCGTGCATGTATGACGGTGCATGTATGACGGACGATTGTTGTTTCATCAAGTTTTGTTGAACTACTCATCATATAGGGTAAAACTATCATGCGTACGAGTTGAGTCGCAAACATGATTGTCAAACTAATTCTCGTGACTCGTGAACAATATCAAGCAGCCACTTGGTTATTGTATCAAATGAAAGCCAGGATATATGTGAGTGTTGAACCCACACCGAGCGCCACCGGGCTTGACTCCAAGAGTTCTCGGTGAGATCGGGAGCTAACTTGGTCAACGCCCCACTTCTACCATGTCTCACCGACGTTTCACCGCCCGGCAGAATTTATCTACCGCCAAAATTTTGGATTTTTGAGCCAGGTCCCACTTGAAGACGAGATCGCATTTGCGCCCAGGTATT includes:
- the SYM1 gene encoding Protein required for ethanol metabolism (TransMembrane:1 (n17-28c35/36o55-75i)~BUSCO:50245at5125), which codes for MSSFIRWYNARLAARPLLTQSVTTAFLFATGDVTAQQLVEKKGAQKHDLVRTGRMALYGGFVFGPVATTWFAFLARRVTVRNNKKAEVLARVACDQLGFAPVMIGVFLGSMATMEGKSAKERIDKSWWPALKANWMLWPAVQVINFSLIPLQYRLFFANVIAIGWNSYLSWVNSQ
- a CDS encoding hypothetical protein (BUSCO:46206at5125); translation: MLPSSVRRVVASAISSTPQTGVVSSFASATIKTTPVFVQNQQRRYSSSKPSKSDNGPNDISADQSVPATSTPKSGGEKRKRKSNKDASDRAASMKKLPSVPSTHHMSQEALGLSSFFSLHRPISVTQTMPRAVTDEHFASIFAARSRNNKLADTESTLSSTIEQLEGPMAQMTIGGQEGQEVMHKVDIKNPDGTESSMYLQIDTMSGEFLPFRPPPLPQAQAAGEPENAVAEAEAVEDVPQHRVYKALFTIEESTDPDGQIRIMAHSPRIMQDQPRSFLERLALRQLKFDEAQGRRDMHAISVKRQRKLKMKKKKYKKLMKRTRVLRRKLDRT